Proteins found in one Manduca sexta isolate Smith_Timp_Sample1 unplaced genomic scaffold, JHU_Msex_v1.0 HiC_scaffold_2263, whole genome shotgun sequence genomic segment:
- the LOC119192028 gene encoding LOW QUALITY PROTEIN: mitochondrial intermembrane space import and assembly protein 40-like (The sequence of the model RefSeq protein was modified relative to this genomic sequence to represent the inferred CDS: inserted 3 bases in 2 codons): MSSRAVLSLGAGGEEGARHVVLVAPREELAAPSLXPSPAPGLILPDGSINWGCPCLGGMSTGPCGQQFRDAFSCFHYSEADPKGSDCYEXFSVMQQCMSQYPELYGKDDDEELAAALHDAEDAADTAPAHTAPAAGDSARTTDRVDK, translated from the exons ATGTCGTCGCGTGCGGTGTTGTCGCTGGGCGCGGGCGGCGAGGAGGGCGCGCGGCACGTGGTGCTGGTGGCGCCGCGCGAGGAGCTCGCCGCGCCGAGCCT CCCGAGCCCCGCGCCCGGCCTCATCCTGCCCGACGGCTCCATCAACTGGGGCTGTCCGTGCCTTGGCGGCATGTCCACCGGACCCTGCGGACAACAGTTCCGAGACGCATTCTCCTGCTTCCACTACAG TGAGGCGGATCCGAAAGGCAGCGACTGTTACG AGTTCAGCGTGATGCAGCAGTGCATGTCGCAGTACCCCGAGCTGTACGGCAAGGACGACGACGAGGAGCTCGCGGCCGCGCTGCACGACGCCGAGGACGCCGCGGACACCGCACCCGCACACACCGCACCCGCCGCCGGAGACTCCGCCCGCACCACCGACCGCGTCGACAAATAA